One window of Phoenix dactylifera cultivar Barhee BC4 chromosome 5, palm_55x_up_171113_PBpolish2nd_filt_p, whole genome shotgun sequence genomic DNA carries:
- the LOC120110897 gene encoding NEP1-interacting protein 1-like encodes MDLFTSSTPPSSSSFTSSSGIGGERESGSYSSLVSEMLGRVICAIVTCVFAIVGSFIGAVTGSLIGLATESGLFRGAGIGAISGAVFSIEVVESSLDLWNSNESGIWSILYLMDIVSSLLSGRLVREKVGPAVQSAVQSQMSALDSPYIEVPDFFETGDPVGMSKDSVDKLPKIEITTDNNVDASGDRICCSVCLQDFQIGETARSLPECRHIFHLPCIDNWLTRHGSCPLCRRDIEILSL; translated from the exons ATGGATTTGTTTACTTCTTCTActccaccatcttcttcttcctttactTCTTCTTCTGGGATCGGTGGAGAAAGAGAAAGTGGCAGCTACAGCTCCCTTGTTTCTGAGATGCTTGGAAGGGTGATTTGTGCCATAGTGACCTGTGTTTTTGCCATAG TTGGTTCATTCATAGGGGCTGTCACAGGTTCTTTGATTGGCCTAGCCACCGAAAGTGGTTTATTCCGAGGGGCTGGAATTGGAGCTATTTCTGGAGCTGTTTTCTCAATCGAGGTTGTCGAATCATCTCTTGATCTCTGGAACTCCAATGAATCAGGGATTTGGAGTATCTTATACCTG ATGGACATTGTCTCTAGTCTTTTGAGTGGAAGGCTTGTTCGAGAGAAGGTTGGACCAGCTGTCCAAAGTGCAGTGCAGAGTCAG ATGAGTGCCCTGGACTCACCCTACATAGAGGTTCCTGATTTCTTTGAAACTGGAGACCCGGTGGGCATGTCGAAGGATTCTGTCGACAAGCTCCCAAAGATTGAAATTACTACAGATAACAATGTGGATGCCTCAGGTGACAGAATCTGCTGTTCGGTATGCCTGCAG GACTTCCAAATTGGAGAGACAGCAAGGAGCTTGCCTGAGTGTCGGCACATATTCCATTTACCGTGCATCGATAATTGGCTTACTAGACATGGTTCTTGCCCTCTGTGCAGGAGGGATATTGAGATCCTTTCCCTGTAA